In Acidobacteriota bacterium, the sequence TCCCTGCGGTCGGGATGGAAGAGCCCGACGCCGAACACGTCGGCATCGGCCAGTTCGTTCACGCGCTCGTACAGCTTGTAGAAGATCGTGTCGAAGTCGAGCGACGCAGTGATCTCGCGGCCGATCTCACTCAGCAGCTCGACGTTCTTCTTACGCTCGCTCTCGGACCGGGCCACGGCCTCCGCCGCCTCGGCGCGAAGACGGGCCTCAGTGAACTGCGCCCGCTCGCGTTCCTTCCCGATGAGCCGTCGCCGCTGGATGCGGTCGACGGCGACGACCGCCGCACCAAGCAGCAGGACGTAGACTCCGTACGCCCACCACGTCCGGTACCAGGGCGCCAGGATGGTGAAGGCGTACTGCGCCTCGTCGCTCATCTGCCTCGCGGGGTTTCGGGCGCGGACGAGGAAGCGGTAGTCGCCGAACCCGAGGTTCGTGAAGTCGCGCCTCGTCTCGGTGGACCAGGCCGACCAGTCTCCCTCGAAGCCCTCGAGCCTCGACTGGTACTCGATCGACGTGTTGGCCTGAAAGCTGGGCGAGGCGAACTCGAAGCGCAGCGCCGAGAGCGACGGGGCCAGTCTCGGTGGCGACGTCGTGTCGCCCGCGCCGCCGTACAGCTGATGCGTCTGGTCGGTCGTGACACGACGCACGAGCACCGTCAGCGGACTCGACTCGCCCGATACCTGGGACGCCTCGAAGCGCACGAGGCGGCGGGCCATCTGGAACCAGACGACGCCGTCGGGCTCCGCGTAGAGCGTGAACGCACCCTGGTCGCCAAAGCGGCTGAAGGTCGCCCGGTCGGCCGCCCACACGCCGTCGGGCCCCTTTTCCATGACGACCGTCTCGCGCCCGAAGTTGACGAAGACCCGGCCGTCCGGGCCCTCCTGCAGGCCGAAGCCCGCCGACCGCAGGTTGATGCCGGCCACGTCGAACGCCGGTTCGCGGACGAACGTCCCCGACGCATCGTCGAATCGTGCGACGAACGGATTGTCGCCGCCCACCAGGAAGAACGGCGCGCCTCCCACGGGATTGATGAACACCCCGCCAGGCACGAGACCGTGCTCGACGCCGAACCGCTCGACGCGCGCCCCGTCCCAGGGCGGCGTGCCTGGCGCCGTCCCGGGTTGGAACGTCACCCGCAGCACACCCGTGGCTTGCGTGCCCAGCCAGAGCGAGCCGTCCGGGTTCTCGTGCAGGGTGCGCACCTGGTCCGAGACGCCGTCCAGGCGTCCCTCGTCCAGCCACTGGCCGTCGCGCCACCGGTATGCCGCGAGGCCGTCGAAGAGCCCCACCCACACGCGCTTGGGGTCGAAACGCGACTGGAGCAGCACCGACGCCCGGAACGTGCCATCCGCCGGCGCCTTGAGCGCGAACGCCCGATCGCCCTCGATTCGGTACAGCCCGTCGCTGCCGGCAACCAGCAGTTCTGGTGGCCGGTTCGCGGCGGGATCTTCGAACCGCGCGAACCACCACACCTGATTCCTGACGCCCTGCACCTGGACGAACTCCCCGAGGTCGCGCCCGCCGCTGGTGCGCAGATAGAACACGCCGAGACCGCTTGCGACATACAGCCGCCCGTCATGCCGAACGATGGCGACCGGCCCCGCCTCGAGGCCGTCTTCCTCGCCGAAGAACGACACGGGCGACGGCGTCTCGACGCGCGACAGCCCGCCCTGACGGCCGAGCCAGAGCGCCCCCGCACGGTCGGCCATCGCGTAGTAGACGATGTTCGAATCGAGGCCGAGGTCCTTGTCGAGCACCTCGAGCCGCCGCCCCTGCCTGTCGATGAGGGTCATGCCGGCCGTGGTCGTCGTCAGCGCGAAGCTCCCGTCGGGCATCGCAACCCCACGGTACAGGTTGGCCGACTTGATGAGGGCGTCGACCTCGGTGGGAAACGGGTCGAGCGTCGCCCCGTCGTAGAGGAACAGCCCGTCGGCCCTGGTGCCGACGAGCAACCGGCGCTCGCCGTAAGGCAACACGACCGAGAACACCTCGTTGCCCACCCGTTCCGTGCCCGGCAGCACGCGGAAGGTGTCGCCCTCGAGCACCGTCAGGCCGAGGTCGGGCTGCGGCACGTACAACCGGCCGTCGATCGCCGAGGAGCGGTTGAACCGCACGCCCGGTTTCCACACGCGGATTCCGCCGTCCGCCCATCGGAAGATCGCCGCCTCGGCCTGGAAGTACACGCCGTCGGGCAGCACGTGGGTCCGCCACACGTCGCCGATCTGCCGCGCGTCCTCCGGGACCTGGTCCATGAGCGACACGAACTGCATCTCGCCGGTCGCGTCGGGCGCCAGGTACCCGAATTCACTCACCGCGCCCGCATACACCCGGCCGTCCCCGCCGATGGCGAGCGACCGGACGGTGCCGCGGTTCGGTGTGAGGATGAGGCGCCAGGTCACGCCGTCGTATTCGAGGACGCCATTGGCGCTCCCGACGTACATCACGCCGCGATGGTCCTGCACGATGGTCCAGTTCTGGCCGCCGCCGCCGTACTCTTCGGGGGGGTAGTTCCGGATGACCGGTCGGCCGGCCTCTGGGTGCCGTCCCGCACGGACCTCCTGCGCCGGGGTAGACCCCGGGACGGTCAGAAGCGCGCCGACGAGCAGAATGAGCGCTCGCACCATCAGTTTCGCCTCCGACCGGCTCAGGCCGCCAGACCGCATTGCACCTGTTCGTCGCGACGCGACGGCAAATGGCACGGCGCTCATGTTCGTGAACTGTGAGAAGCAAAGCGATTGTATAGCAGAGCCAGCGCGGCGAGGGGAGAATCTTCGAGTCAGAATCTCGCTCTCATCTGGCCTACCCGCCGATCGTCTCGCGGAACAGGCGCAGGAAGTTCCCGCCGAGCACCTTGTCGACATCAGTCACGGGCAAGCCGCGCTTCGTCAGGGCCTCGCGAATCACGTCCATCCTCCGCGGCCCGTTCAGCTCCGAGATGAAGAAGGGCCACCGGACGGTCGCCGCCGTCACCGGCCGGAGTCGAGACAGCTCGTCGACGAGCTTCTGCTTCTCTTCGGGGGTATCCGGGATCACGCGGTGCTCGCGGTCGCTGCCAATCCCCACGTGATCGATGCCGGCCACGTCGAGGGCGTGGTCGACGTGGCGCAGGAAATCGTCGAGCGTGTTCCGCTCGTTCGGACCGAGGTAGGGGTTGATCTGGAAGATCCCGACGACCCCGCCTCGAGCGGCCAGCGCGCGCAGCGCTTCGTCGGTCTTGTTGCGCGGGTGGTCGAAGACGGCCTTGCAGCCGGCGTGCGTGATGGCGACCGGGCGCTTGGCGAGGGTGATGGCGTCGAAGGTAGTCGCATCCCCGCAGTGCGACACGTCGACGAGCATCTTCAGCTCGTGCATCCGCTCCATGACCTCGACGCCGAATCGGCTCAACCCGGCATTGGTCCGCTCGAGGCAGCCATCACCGAGCAGGTTGCGCGTGTTGTACGTGAGCTGGACGATGCGCACGCCGAGCCGATGCAGAACGTCGAGCCGCTGGACGTCGTCGCTGATCGCCGTCGCGTTCTGCGTGTAGTAGACGAGCCCGATCTCATCGCGCGCGGCCGCCCGCTCGAGTTCGGCGACCGTCGTCGCCCGTGCCAGACGACCGCGGCTCGCCGCGATGTGGGCGTCGTAGGCCGCGATCTCCTGCTCGATGTCGGCGAGGGCTTCGGCCGGGTCGTGCAGCGCGGGGTTGCCCATCGTGACCACGCAGCCGCGCAACCCGCTGGCGCGGATCGCGTCGAGCAGCGCCGGCTCGTAATCGAGACGGATCTCGCCGAGGCCATCGATGACCAGCGGCCTCCCCTCGCTCGGCCGATCACCCGTCTGCGCTCCCACCACCGAAACCCCGAGTGGGGCGGTCGCGGCCACCGCACCGAGCGTCCGGACGAACTCCCGCCGTGTCACCATCGCCGGTTCCTCCGGCGCACACCGTACCTCTCCCTCCCCCTCTCGCGCAAACACCGCGGCGAGCCCGGCGCCGTCCCGGCACCCGAGGTCGAGCAATACCCCCGACGGTTGCCGTACCGCGCGGGCGGTACGGTCAGACCCCGCGCGGCAGGTACGCCGGCGTCGTGTCTCGGACCCTGGAGTGCCGCAAACCCGGCGGCCACGGACGGCGGGGAGCGGGCCGCCAGCCAATCGCCCAGAAAACGCCACGGATTCTCCCGCGGGTGACGAAGCACGGTCCTTGCATGGGCCGGAGAGTCCAAGGAGGTGCGGATGTCGAAGCCCGTCGCGAGCGGCGCAGTCGCCGAGTCCGGGTCCGAGCGTCAGCAGGCCTCTCCGCCCGGAGACCCCTCACGTCCTCCGGTCTCGCGTCGCGATGCCCTCAGGACGCTCGCGGGCGGCGCCGGCGCTCTGGCCCTGGTCGCCGGCGTCGGGGCCAGCGGATGCCGGCAGACTCCGCCCCCGGCCGCTGCGCCGGGCGAACTGCCCGTGGCCGACCCGGTCGACGTCCTGCTGTCGGACCTCGGTCCAGACACCAGAGTGATCGTGCAGTATGGCGACGTGCCGGTCGAAGTCCGGCGCGCGGCCGACGGGACCGGCGTCGAGGCCATCGCCCTGCTCTGCACGCACCTCGGGTGCAAGGTCGTCTGGAAGGACGACATCGACCGTTACCAGTGCGCGTGTCATGAGGGCCAGTTCGACGTCAGCGGCAGGCCCGTGGCCGGCATTCCCACGCGCCCGCTGTGGCGCGTGCCCGTGAACGTCACGGCCACCGCGGCCGTCATCGGCGGCCCGGCGCCGCGCTGAGGCCCCCCGAGCCAGCGCATGGGTCTTCCGCACGTCGTCGTCACCGGCGGTTCGGGCTTCGTGGGACGCCACCTGCTCGAGGCGATCTGCGAAGACCACCGCGTCTTCGGCATCGACTTCCGCTCGCAGCGGCACGGCGGCGTTCCCGAACATCCGAACATCACGTGGCTCCACGCCGACATCGGCGAGCGCCCGCAGATCGAAGCAGCCTTCGATCGGATCGCCTCGCACGGGCCGGTGGAGCTCGTCGTCCACCTTGCCGCGCACTACGACTTCACTGGTGAGGAGACCGACGAGTACCGGCGGACGAACGTGCAGGGCCTGAGGCACGTGCTCGACCTCTCGGTTGCGCTCGGCGTGAAGTACTTCCTCTTCTCGAGCTCCGTGGCGGCGTGCAGGCTTCCGCGCCCGGGCGCGATGCTCAACGAGGACAGCCCGCCCGACGGCGAGCACATCTACGCCCGGACCAAGCGCGCCGGCGAAGAGATGCTCGCCGAGTACCAGGATCGCCTGACGCCCATCGTCCTTCGGTTCGCGGCGCTCTTCTCCGACTGGTGCGAGTACCCGCCCCTCTACATGTTCCTGCAGACGTGGCTGTCGTCGGCGTGGAACCGCCGCATCCTCGGCGGGAAGGGGCGATCGGCCATTCCCTACCTCCACGTCCGCGACCTTGTGCTCTTCCTCCAGCAGGTGCTGGTCCGGTTGCACGAACTGCGTCCGATGGAGGTCCTCATCGCGAGTCCCGACGGGTGCACGTCACACGAGCAGCTGTACGAGGCGGCGACGCTGGCCTGGTTCGGCACGCGATCGGCGCCCATCCACATGCCGCGCCCGCTGTGCCTCCCCGGCATCTACGCGCGCGACCTGCTCGGTCGGATTACCGGCAACCGGCCGTTCGAGCGGCCGTGGATGGCGCATTACATCGACACCGAGATGTACATCGACGCCAGTCGGACCAGGGCCCGCCTCGATTGGGCGCCTCGCGAGCGCCTGGGGATCGTGCGCCGCATGCCCTTTCTCGTCGAGAACATGAAGACCGATCCGCACGAGTGGAACCGTCGGAACCGCGAGGCCTTGAGAACGGTGACCCTCCCCGTTCACCTGAAGATCCACTGGCTCATCGAGGCCCACGAGGACGAGATCGTCCACGAGTTCAACGAGCTGCTGCGGGGTCCCGAGGGCCGGCAGCGCTTTCCGAGCTACCAGTCGATTGCCCCGGAAGAGCACCAGTGGCACCACCGGGTCGTGCTCGGTCACCTCAAGAACGCGGTCCGAACGCGGGAGCGCGGCCTCTTCATGGCGTACTGCCACGATCTGGCCGAGCAGCGCGTCGCGCAGGGGTTCTCGGCCGACGAGCTGTGCGGCGCGCTCGAATCACTGAACGTCGTCTGCCTTCGGGTGCTGCTGCGCCGNNNNNNNNNNNNNNNNNNNNNNNNNNNNNNNNNNNNNNNNNNNNNNNNNNNNNNNNNNNNNNNNNNNNNNNNNNNNNNNNNNNNNNNNNNNNNNNNNNNNTCTTGGCGGCCACCAGGATGGTCACGCCGCGATAACGGACGAACTCCACCGCATAGGCCGTCGCAACGACGAAGTGGAAGACGCCGAACTGGCGCGCGAAGAAGAGCGACCCCTCCGTCGGCCAGCCGCCGAAAGCCACGGCCCATTCAGTGGCGATGACCATGACGGCGCCCACCGCGACGCTGTGCAGCACGACGAGCCAGACGAACCACGACAGCAGCCGTTCAGGCGTCGACGCCGCGCCCGCGCCAGTCACGATGCGCCAGCCGCGGGCACCTCTCGGGTCCACCACGGACCGACCGGCCCGGCTTCGTCTTTCGGTGAGGGTTCGATGCCCAGCGCGACGAGCTCGTCGACGACGATGCGGGCCGCCGGCGCCACGGCGGCCTGCAGGACTGGGGTGAGCGCGTTGCCCATCGCGACACGGGCCGGAATCGCGCCGACGACGATCACCTCGCGCGGCGCGCGCCCCGCGAGCGTCAGCGTCAGGAGGGTGTCCTTGAGGCCCGGATCGTGCGGGCTGAGGCGCGGTTGGGGTGGGTTGGCGAGGATCTGGTCGAGGCGGTAACGGCGAAGCTCTCCGGGAGCCCCGGTCGACTTCACGGTATCGATGACCACGACGGTGTCGGCGTCGGCCAGATAGGGCACGAGATCGAGCCCCGGCGTGCCGAGGTCGACGACCTCGACCGACGCCGGGAACTCGAAGTGCGCCTTCAGGTGCTCGACCACCCACGGGCCGAACCCGTCGTCGGTCATGAGGACGTTGCCGAGGCCGAGCACCCTGATGGGTCCAGTCATCCGGCCCCCTACAGCGCTTTCACGCGGGCGACCTCGTTGCCCTCGACATCGAGCGTGTGGATGGCGCAGGCGATGCACGGGTCGAAGGAGTGTACGGTGCGAAGCACCTCGAGCGGCAGCTTGGGGTCCGCGATCGGATTGCCGACGAGCGACGCCTCGTACGGTCCCATGCGGTCCTTGTCGTCGCGGGGGCCGGCGTTCCAGGTGGAGGGCACGACCGCCTGGTAGTTGGCGATCTTCCCGTCGCGGATGACGACCCAGTGCGAGAGCGTCCCTCGCGGCGCCTCGTGGAAGCCGAACCCGCGCTGCTCGCCCCTCGGGAACACCGGCTGGTTGAAGATCTCGATGTCGCCTTTCGCGATGTTCTCGACGAGCAGCTGCCAGTGCTTCAGCGCGCCTTCGCCGATCACGGCCGTGCGGATCATGCGCGCGGCGTGACGGCCGAGCGTCGAGTGCAGGATCGCGGGCGAGAGCGTCGTCGCCGCGATCTTGCCGGCTGTCTGCAGCGTCTTCGTCGCCCATCGGACCGTCGGCTCGTGTTCGAGCGCGAGACCGACGAGCACCTGCGCGAGCGGCCCCACCTGCATGACCTCGCCGCCGAAGCGGGGCGCCTTGATCCACGAGTACTTCCCGTCGGCCTGGAAGTCGGTGTACTTCGGGTCGGTCGTCTCCTCCCAGGGGTGCTTCGTCCAGTCGCCGTCGTACCAGGCGCGGGCGATGCACTCGGCGACGTTCTCCTTGAAGTACGTGTCCTCGAACGAGGCGATCTCCCGGATCGACCCCAGGTCGGCGTTCATGATCGTGCCGCCGGGCAAGTCGAACGTGGTACCGGTGGCGTCGAGCGGCAGGTCTGGGACGGCCAGGTAGTTGGTGACGCCCTTTCCATGGCCGAACCAGTCGGCGTACATCGCGCCCACGGCGCAGATGTCGACGAAGTACACCTGTTCGATGAAGCGCATCATGCCGTCGAGCAGGTCCTTGACGGCGTAGAGCTTCGTCATGTTGAGCGTGGCCTGGTTGTCGAGATTGATGGCGTTGGCCACGCCGCCGACCGCGAGGTTCTGGATGTTCGGCGTTTTGCTGCCGAGGATGGCGACGACCTGGTTGGCGCGGCGCTGCCAGTCGAGCGCTTCGAGGTAGTGCGCCACGGCGAGCAGGTTCACCTCGGGCGGGAGCTTCATCGCCGGGTGGCCCCAGTACCCGTTGGCGAAGATGCCGAGCTGCCCGCGGCCCACGAACTCCTTGACGCGGTCCTGCACGGCCTTGAGCTGCAGGCGGCCGTTGCCCGGCCACTCGGAGAGGCTCTCGGCGAGGCTCGACGCTTTCGCCGGGTCGGCCTTCAGCGCCGAGACCACGTCCACCCAGTCGAGCGCCGACAGGTGGTAGAAGTGCACGATGTGGTCGTGCAGCGCGTGCGCAGCGATGATGATGTTGCGGATGTACTGCGCGTTTGGCGGGATGTCGAGGTCGAGCGCGTTCTCGACCGCGCGCACCGACGCGATGGCGTGCACCGTGGTGCACACCCCGCAGAACCGCTGCGTGAACAGCCACGCGTCGCGCGGGTCGCGGCCCTCGAGGATGCGCTCGATGCCGCGGAACATCTGTCCGGACGACCAGGCGTTCCGCACGCGTCCGCCGTCGACCTCGACGTCGATTCTGAGGTGCCCTTCGATTCGGGTCACCGGATCGACTGTGATCTTGGTGGCCATCTGTCCTCCTACCGCGCCGCCTCGGGCTGCGGATGTCCGCTCAGGATCGGGAACGTCCTCACGGCCGCGATGTAGATCGCGATCTCGAGGGCGATGATCCCGAAGGTGATGAGCAGCTCCGGCACCGCGGGGAAGTACGACCAGTGGCTGCCGGGGTTGAATGCGACCAGGTACACGTTGATCCGGTAGAGCGTGCCGGCGACGACGAGCAGCATCGCCGCGCGGAACTGCTGACCCGGCGAGCGACGCCGGACCTCGGAGGCGAGCAGCCAGATGACCGCGAGGTGAAGCCCCACTTCGACGAGGAACGCGACGCCGATGCCGCTCGCCACGAGCGGCAGGTCGCCGGCGACGGTGATCACGCGGAACGCCAGCCAGCCGGCCGCGACCCACAGGATGATGCGTCCCAGACGCGCGAACATCTCCGTCTCGAGCGGCCGCTTGAACGCACGCGCCGCCAGGTGCCCCTCGAGCACGACCGCGCCGTAGCCCATGAGGACGGCGTTCACCAGGAACAGGAGCGGCAGCCACGCCGTGAACCACAG encodes:
- a CDS encoding NAD(P)-dependent oxidoreductase, with the protein product MGLPHVVVTGGSGFVGRHLLEAICEDHRVFGIDFRSQRHGGVPEHPNITWLHADIGERPQIEAAFDRIASHGPVELVVHLAAHYDFTGEETDEYRRTNVQGLRHVLDLSVALGVKYFLFSSSVAACRLPRPGAMLNEDSPPDGEHIYARTKRAGEEMLAEYQDRLTPIVLRFAALFSDWCEYPPLYMFLQTWLSSAWNRRILGGKGRSAIPYLHVRDLVLFLQQVLVRLHELRPMEVLIASPDGCTSHEQLYEAATLAWFGTRSAPIHMPRPLCLPGIYARDLLGRITGNRPFERPWMAHYIDTEMYIDASRTRARLDWAPRERLGIVRRMPFLVENMKTDPHEWNRRNREALRTVTLPVHLKIHWLIEAHEDEIVHEFNELLRGPEGRQRFPSYQSIAPEEHQWHHRVVLGHLKNAVRTRERGLFMAYCHDLAEQRVAQGFSADELCGALESLNVVCLRVLLRR
- a CDS encoding response regulator, coding for MVRALILLVGALLTVPGSTPAQEVRAGRHPEAGRPVIRNYPPEEYGGGGQNWTIVQDHRGVMYVGSANGVLEYDGVTWRLILTPNRGTVRSLAIGGDGRVYAGAVSEFGYLAPDATGEMQFVSLMDQVPEDARQIGDVWRTHVLPDGVYFQAEAAIFRWADGGIRVWKPGVRFNRSSAIDGRLYVPQPDLGLTVLEGDTFRVLPGTERVGNEVFSVVLPYGERRLLVGTRADGLFLYDGATLDPFPTEVDALIKSANLYRGVAMPDGSFALTTTTAGMTLIDRQGRRLEVLDKDLGLDSNIVYYAMADRAGALWLGRQGGLSRVETPSPVSFFGEEDGLEAGPVAIVRHDGRLYVASGLGVFYLRTSGGRDLGEFVQVQGVRNQVWWFARFEDPAANRPPELLVAGSDGLYRIEGDRAFALKAPADGTFRASVLLQSRFDPKRVWVGLFDGLAAYRWRDGQWLDEGRLDGVSDQVRTLHENPDGSLWLGTQATGVLRVTFQPGTAPGTPPWDGARVERFGVEHGLVPGGVFINPVGGAPFFLVGGDNPFVARFDDASGTFVREPAFDVAGINLRSAGFGLQEGPDGRVFVNFGRETVVMEKGPDGVWAADRATFSRFGDQGAFTLYAEPDGVVWFQMARRLVRFEASQVSGESSPLTVLVRRVTTDQTHQLYGGAGDTTSPPRLAPSLSALRFEFASPSFQANTSIEYQSRLEGFEGDWSAWSTETRRDFTNLGFGDYRFLVRARNPARQMSDEAQYAFTILAPWYRTWWAYGVYVLLLGAAVVAVDRIQRRRLIGKERERAQFTEARLRAEAAEAVARSESERKKNVELLSEIGREITASLDFDTIFYKLYERVNELADADVFGVGLFHPDRREIEYRLAIEEGKRYAPYTRDTSNPNQFPVWCIEHRQPILINDVATEASRYISGFDDEVRPLEDGTMSRQPQSLIYLPLVSKDRVLGIITIQSFEKHAYTEHHLNLLQSLASYTTIALDNADAYRQLNEQEHEIRRLFEEAERARAAAEEADAAKSAFLSTVSHELRTPLTSVLGFAKIIKKRLEERLFPLIQTDDKRTRQTMQQVEENLRVVVSEGERLTKLIDDVLDLAKIEAGKLEWHMDTVGLAEVIDQATSATSSLFDQKNLRLVREVDPDLPSVTGDRDRLVQVVINLISNAVKFTDAGSVTCRAVRDEDAIVVSVIDTGMGISASDQPKVFERFKQVGDTLTDKPKGTGLGLPICKEIVEHHGGRLWLESEPGRGSTFSFTVPVAAAAVAGAAPRQGPIELAALIRQLRDRVEITTPRPTTREPRILVVDDDPNIRELLNQEFSEAGYSVRLAANGREALAAIRQERPDLVVLDVMMPEINGFDVAAVLKNDPLTLDIPIVILSIVQDLDRGYRLGVDRYLTKPIDTDLLFREVETLLEQGASHKRVLVVDEDASTVKTLSDVLQARGYSVSETNGHDLKARAMALQPDIIMLSTAASAPPEVVQMLRFEKGLENVLFLVYE
- a CDS encoding hydrogenase maturation protease, giving the protein MTGPIRVLGLGNVLMTDDGFGPWVVEHLKAHFEFPASVEVVDLGTPGLDLVPYLADADTVVVIDTVKSTGAPGELRRYRLDQILANPPQPRLSPHDPGLKDTLLTLTLAGRAPREVIVVGAIPARVAMGNALTPVLQAAVAPAARIVVDELVALGIEPSPKDEAGPVGPWWTREVPAAGAS
- a CDS encoding Rieske (2Fe-2S) protein — protein: MSKPVASGAVAESGSERQQASPPGDPSRPPVSRRDALRTLAGGAGALALVAGVGASGCRQTPPPAAAPGELPVADPVDVLLSDLGPDTRVIVQYGDVPVEVRRAADGTGVEAIALLCTHLGCKVVWKDDIDRYQCACHEGQFDVSGRPVAGIPTRPLWRVPVNVTATAAVIGGPAPR
- a CDS encoding nickel-dependent hydrogenase large subunit, which translates into the protein MATKITVDPVTRIEGHLRIDVEVDGGRVRNAWSSGQMFRGIERILEGRDPRDAWLFTQRFCGVCTTVHAIASVRAVENALDLDIPPNAQYIRNIIIAAHALHDHIVHFYHLSALDWVDVVSALKADPAKASSLAESLSEWPGNGRLQLKAVQDRVKEFVGRGQLGIFANGYWGHPAMKLPPEVNLLAVAHYLEALDWQRRANQVVAILGSKTPNIQNLAVGGVANAINLDNQATLNMTKLYAVKDLLDGMMRFIEQVYFVDICAVGAMYADWFGHGKGVTNYLAVPDLPLDATGTTFDLPGGTIMNADLGSIREIASFEDTYFKENVAECIARAWYDGDWTKHPWEETTDPKYTDFQADGKYSWIKAPRFGGEVMQVGPLAQVLVGLALEHEPTVRWATKTLQTAGKIAATTLSPAILHSTLGRHAARMIRTAVIGEGALKHWQLLVENIAKGDIEIFNQPVFPRGEQRGFGFHEAPRGTLSHWVVIRDGKIANYQAVVPSTWNAGPRDDKDRMGPYEASLVGNPIADPKLPLEVLRTVHSFDPCIACAIHTLDVEGNEVARVKAL
- a CDS encoding membrane dipeptidase — protein: MVTRREFVRTLGAVAATAPLGVSVVGAQTGDRPSEGRPLVIDGLGEIRLDYEPALLDAIRASGLRGCVVTMGNPALHDPAEALADIEQEIAAYDAHIAASRGRLARATTVAELERAAARDEIGLVYYTQNATAISDDVQRLDVLHRLGVRIVQLTYNTRNLLGDGCLERTNAGLSRFGVEVMERMHELKMLVDVSHCGDATTFDAITLAKRPVAITHAGCKAVFDHPRNKTDEALRALAARGGVVGIFQINPYLGPNERNTLDDFLRHVDHALDVAGIDHVGIGSDREHRVIPDTPEEKQKLVDELSRLRPVTAATVRWPFFISELNGPRRMDVIREALTKRGLPVTDVDKVLGGNFLRLFRETIGG